In a single window of the Nodularia spumigena CCY9414 genome:
- a CDS encoding ABC transporter ATP-binding protein, translating to MKTGVDIPDNQLNTIDNPPVVLTADLRKVYRTGFWLNQKVLSLKSCSVQVYKGETFGLLGPNGAGKTTLLKLLLGIIRPSSGKGLLLGKPLGDRHTKQLIGYLPENPYLYDYLTGWEFLQLAAGLFQIPPSVQRQRIPELLDLVGLSLVDARKKQMRRYSKGMLQRVGMAQALINDPELIFLDEPMSGLDPIGRYQMREIILSLKAAGKTIFFNSHILSEVEQICDRIAILSKGEVICSGSLEELLGSDQTYYIKGRGGDSEVLKQWIHNLAFEGDGSWQGTLQEDYYDFLASLRLMKGQIISMRLSRHSLEDFFMQQLHENKSVN from the coding sequence ATGAAGACTGGTGTAGACATCCCTGATAATCAACTGAATACTATTGATAACCCGCCAGTAGTCCTAACTGCTGATTTGCGAAAAGTTTATCGCACGGGTTTTTGGCTGAATCAAAAAGTTTTATCTCTCAAAAGCTGTTCTGTTCAGGTCTACAAAGGGGAAACCTTTGGGTTATTAGGACCAAATGGGGCTGGGAAAACGACCCTTTTAAAACTGTTGTTGGGAATTATCCGCCCCAGTTCGGGAAAGGGTTTATTATTGGGTAAGCCATTAGGCGATCGCCATACTAAGCAACTTATTGGCTACCTTCCAGAAAATCCCTATTTATATGACTATCTGACTGGCTGGGAATTTCTTCAGCTAGCTGCGGGCTTGTTCCAAATTCCCCCAAGTGTGCAACGTCAACGCATTCCCGAACTGCTGGATTTAGTCGGTTTATCCCTAGTCGATGCTCGGAAAAAGCAGATGCGTCGCTATTCTAAAGGAATGTTACAGCGTGTGGGTATGGCACAGGCGCTGATTAATGATCCGGAATTGATATTTCTCGATGAACCCATGTCTGGTTTAGATCCTATAGGGCGCTACCAAATGCGGGAAATTATTCTATCGCTGAAAGCCGCAGGTAAAACGATTTTCTTCAATAGCCATATTCTGAGTGAAGTGGAACAAATTTGCGATCGCATTGCTATCCTCTCTAAAGGTGAAGTTATTTGTTCTGGTTCTCTAGAGGAACTATTAGGCAGTGATCAAACATACTACATCAAAGGTCGCGGTGGTGACTCTGAGGTGTTGAAACAGTGGATACATAATCTCGCTTTTGAGGGTGATGGTTCTTGGCAAGGGACATTACAAGAAGATTACTATGATTTTCTGGCTAGTCTCCGGTTGATGAAGGGGCAAATTATTTCTATGAGATTATCTCGTCATTCCTTAGAAGATTTTTTCATGCAACAATTACATGAAAACAAATCGGTTAATTAA
- a CDS encoding LuxR C-terminal-related transcriptional regulator, whose translation MPNSLYIVFQAIANVSNEQQLRLALMDKIGEYFGVQHCGIYLIDEQPSSEINVQTIPAVCMENNPVGRYVVERHAPTHEQLILSPGDWKHFCSRHDHEHVMTGPIVCDGQLVGTLNLARNQGTEAFNADDIADLSALCIHLSAKLATLRAKEARISNSLLVSPLTARELEIAELVAQGLTNAEIGRRLWITQNSVKQALKRMFRKLGVSARSEMVAKLHLIALN comes from the coding sequence ATGCCTAATTCTCTTTACATTGTATTTCAAGCGATCGCCAATGTCAGCAACGAGCAGCAACTAAGACTAGCTCTCATGGATAAAATTGGTGAGTATTTTGGCGTACAACATTGCGGTATCTATCTCATCGATGAACAGCCAAGTTCGGAAATTAATGTTCAGACTATTCCCGCAGTCTGTATGGAGAACAACCCAGTCGGGCGCTATGTGGTAGAACGACACGCTCCCACCCATGAACAATTAATATTATCACCCGGAGACTGGAAACATTTCTGTTCCCGTCATGACCATGAACACGTAATGACGGGGCCGATTGTGTGTGATGGTCAGCTTGTGGGAACATTAAACTTAGCCCGCAATCAAGGAACTGAAGCTTTTAATGCCGATGACATCGCTGATTTAAGCGCTTTGTGTATTCATTTATCAGCCAAACTTGCGACTCTGCGAGCCAAAGAAGCAAGAATCTCCAACTCGCTGTTAGTCAGTCCTTTAACCGCCCGTGAGCTAGAAATTGCTGAGTTGGTAGCACAGGGGCTAACGAATGCCGAAATTGGTCGCAGATTGTGGATAACGCAAAATTCAGTTAAGCAAGCCTTGAAACGGATGTTTCGTAAGCTTGGTGTTTCAGCGCGGAGTGAGATGGTAGCAAAACTACACTTGATAGCTCTTAATTAG
- a CDS encoding DUF3386 domain-containing protein — protein sequence MTITKLSAQELFRAAYENRYTWDKSFPGYTADITYKYDDQVFTGKVVINGELKAEVLDVEDEAAKKAIHGQAWEIAIHRVRRSFEDTHSANQFSYGNTDETGATEILVGGKGEGDKYKVRNNEVCHVHRLIHGTFVTIDTFSSHDTGAGYLSHTYDSVYHDPKTGEQKGGRSEFTDEYEKVGEYFILNRREIRTETSGKTSTQEFVFSNLKLL from the coding sequence ATGACAATTACAAAACTTTCTGCTCAGGAACTTTTCCGGGCTGCTTATGAAAATCGCTACACTTGGGACAAATCTTTTCCCGGTTATACCGCAGATATTACTTATAAATATGATGACCAAGTATTTACAGGTAAAGTAGTCATTAACGGTGAACTCAAGGCGGAAGTTTTGGACGTAGAAGATGAGGCTGCAAAAAAAGCCATCCACGGTCAAGCTTGGGAAATTGCCATTCACCGTGTCCGTCGCAGCTTTGAAGATACCCACAGCGCCAATCAATTCAGCTATGGTAACACTGATGAAACTGGTGCAACTGAAATTTTAGTCGGTGGTAAAGGTGAAGGCGATAAATATAAAGTTCGCAATAACGAAGTTTGCCACGTTCACCGTTTAATCCACGGTACTTTTGTGACCATTGACACTTTCAGCAGTCATGATACCGGAGCAGGTTATTTGTCTCACACCTATGACTCTGTATACCATGACCCGAAAACAGGGGAACAAAAGGGTGGTAGAAGTGAGTTTACTGATGAATATGAAAAAGTTGGTGAATATTTCATTTTAAATCGTCGGGAGATTCGCACTGAAACATCTGGAAAAACTTCTACTCAAGAGTTTGTTTTCTCTAACCTGAAACTGTTGTAA